In Drosophila pseudoobscura strain MV-25-SWS-2005 chromosome 4, UCI_Dpse_MV25, whole genome shotgun sequence, the following proteins share a genomic window:
- the aph-1 gene encoding gamma-secretase subunit Aph-1: protein MTLPEFFGCTFIAFGPPFALFVFTIANDPVRIIILIAAAFFWLLSLLLSSLLWFAMIPLRDVLAFGVFFSVVFQECFRYIIYRILRSTEQGLQAVAEDTRVTDNKHILSYVSGLGFGIISGMFALVNVLADMSGPGTMGLQSGTELFFVTSAAQALSIILLHTFWSVIFFNACDTNNYLHIAYVVGSHLFVSLLTLLNASELYTATLLTNYIITILTGLLAFRVAGGTSRSFKKFVTCQ, encoded by the exons ATGACTCTGCCCGAGTTCTTCGGCTGcacttttattgcatttggtCCTCCATTCGCGCTGTTCGTCTTCACCATCGCCAATGATCCGGTGCGCATCATCATACTTATTGCAGCGGCATTTTTCTGGCTGCTGTCCCTGTTGCTCTCGTCGCTGCTGTGGTTTGCCATGATTCCGCTGCGCGATGTCCTGGCATTCGGGGTGTTCTTCTCGGTGGTCTTTCAGGAATGCTTCCGGTATATCATTTATCGCATTTTACGCAGCACGGAACAGGGCTTGCAAGCCGTGGCCGAGGACACCAGAGTGACGGACAACAAGCATATTCTGTCGTATGTCTCCGGCCTAGGATTCGGAATCATATCCGGAATGTTTGCGCTGGTCAATGTTCTGGCTGATATG AGCGGACCCGGAACCATGGGCCTCCAGAGTGGCACTGAGTTATTCTTTGTCACCTCAGCAGCTCAGGCACTGTCCATCATACTGCTGCACACCTTCTGGAGCGTGATCTTTTTCAACGCCTGCGACACGAACAACTATCTGCACATTGCCTACGTAGTGGGCAGCCATCTGTTCGTATCTCTCCTGACCCTCCTCAATGCCAGTGAGTTATACACGGCTACTTTGCTGACCAACTATATAATCACCATTCTCACGGGACTTCTGGCATTCCGAGTGGCGGGCGGAACCTCGCGCAGTTTCAAGAAATTCGTAACATGCCAATGA
- the Snx21 gene encoding sorting nexin-21, with product MHAVMAKRLLPHEPSFEGPGPDELDSPAIEAAALDIPSQVTDRTLQKGFWERPTSSTTYEPPSEGTVLRFDILLAHIMPPDGEDVKIKRYVVYEVTVRQDGTEEDAQPAKIERRYTDFRELYLCLKRQHPAEMANMYFPNKVLMGNFKSELIGERSAAFEQFLTFVASHSKLRDSDDFLHFLQNDELSRACQFLDERRHENAIPILENCFRLLNKIYMNRARPVLLILCRLVAACTSSPVPHHSAERWALLALGRFETVSDIDLLPLYIPLLHTCAHLWWQRGQDQKPITDRLTDMSKQGINTAQTASLMQAIHKIDPRTETI from the exons A TGCATGCTGTGATGGCGAAACGTCTTCTCCCCCATGAACCCTCGTTCGAGGGGCCTGGTCCCGATGAGCTCGACAGCCCAGCCATAGAGGCGGCGGCCCTAGACATTCCGTCGCAAGTAACAGATAGGACACTTCAAAAAG GTTTCTGGGAGCGCCCCACATCGTCCACCACGTATGAGCCACCCAGCGAAGGAACTGTGCTGCGGTTTGACATTCTGCTCGCCCACATCATGCCCCCAGACGGGGAGGATGTGAAAATCAAGCGTTATGTGGTCTACGAGGTCACCGTGCGCCAAGACGGCACCGAAGAAGACGCCCAGCCAGCAAAGATCGAGCGTCGCTATACGGATTTTCGTGAGCTGTATCTTTGCCTGAAACGCCAGCACCCCGCTGAGATGGCGAACATGTACTTCCCCAACAAAGTGCTCATGGGCAACTTTAAGTCCGAGTTGATTGGTGAACGCAGCGCTGCCTTTGAGCAGTTCCTTACGTTCGTGGCCAGCCACTCCAAACTGCGCGATTCGGACGACTTTCTGCACTTTCTGCAGAACGACGAGCTGTCCCGTGCATGCCAGTTCTTGGACGAGCGTCGCCACGAGAACGCCATTCCCATACTCGAGAACTGTTTTCGTCTGCTGAACAAGATCTACATGAATCGCGCACGCCCAGTACTTCTGATACTCTGCCGCCTGGTGGCAGCCTGCACGTCTTCTCCAGTGCCCCACCACTCCGCCGAGCGCTGGGCTCTATTGGCCCTGGGTCGCTTTGAGACTGTAAGCGATATTGATCTACTGCCGCTCTATATTCCCCTGCTCCACACCTGTGCTCATCTGTG GTGGCAGCGCGGGCAGGACCAAAAACCCATCACCGACCGGCTAACGGACATGTCCAAGCAGGGCATCAACACGGCTCAAACCGCCAGCCTCATGCAGGCTATACACAAGATCGATCCGCGAACCGAAACCATTTAA